The nucleotide sequence AACATTATCGTTGTGCTTGGTGCAAGTGATATAGAAGGAGCATTGATTTTAGCAGAAACAGTCACTGTTGGTGATCCGAGCTTTTCTGGTCCATTGGCAGGGGTCTCGTTGGGACTCCCTGTTTATCATATCTTAGAACCAGAGATGAAAGAAGCCATTCCAGAAGATATTTATGAGGAAAATGCTGGAATCTGGACATTGACCATAGACACAGAGAAGATGGGGAGGGAGTTCAAGGCTATCCGTGAAGGGAATTCACGTAGCAGTCAATAGCCTCCTTTCCTTCCTTGTAATTCTATTTTTATGTATTTTTAGAACTTTCAGGAGAATAACGATGCCAAGAGAAGTTAACACTACTGATACTTTTGAAAAAGAGGTAATTCAATCAGATAGACCAGTCCTCGTTGACTTTTGGGGTCCTCGGTGTAGTCCATGCCTTGCCCTGATGCCTCAAATTGAGGACTTTGAAAAAAGGTATGGCGAAAAAGTTAAAATAGTCAAAATTGATGCCTCTAAGAACAGACGGCTTTGTTTAAGTTTTAAGGTTTTGGGTCTTCCGACATTTCTTATCTATAAAAATGGGAAAGAGGTGAGTCGGCTTAGCGGAGATCATCTTAATATTACTGACATAGAAGAGTCGGTAAAAAAAATAATAGAATAAACCTGTGAGGAGTTGAAATAATGTCTGTCATCATTAAAGAAGTTGGTTATATCATGGTTAATGTGCCCGATTTTGTCCAGTATGGGTCCAGACCATCTCGGGATATTCAAGAAAACAATGCCTTGTTAAAAGAAATAAATGGCCATCTTCGGAACTATGAGGAAGTTGTAAGTTACGCACCTAAT is from Nitrospirota bacterium and encodes:
- the grdA gene encoding glycine/sarcosine/betaine reductase complex selenoprotein A, whose product is MNNWLNGKTAIVIGERDGIQGPSIVKCLEAGGAKVVYTVTECFVUTAAGAMDHETQSQIKKIAESVEVRGAPNNIIVVLGASDIEGALILAETVTVGDPSFSGPLAGVSLGLPVYHILEPEMKEAIPEDIYEENAGIWTLTIDTEKMGREFKAIREGNSRSSQ
- a CDS encoding thioredoxin family protein, translating into MPREVNTTDTFEKEVIQSDRPVLVDFWGPRCSPCLALMPQIEDFEKRYGEKVKIVKIDASKNRRLCLSFKVLGLPTFLIYKNGKEVSRLSGDHLNITDIEESVKKIIE